TCGCCGAAAAATTATCAGCCCAAGGCGTTGAACTTGTTATTGCTGCGCGCAATAAAGAGGCACTCGATGCTTTAGTGCTTCAATTACCCACAAAAGCACACGCCATCGTTTGTGATTTAAGCAATCCGCAAGATATAGATCATTTAGCCCAAGAAGCTGAAAAGCTTTTGGGACAAGTTGATATTCTGGTTAATAATGCTGGCATCACCGCTGATAATTTACTCATGCGTATGAGAGATGACGAATGGGACCGCGTTATTAATACCAATCTAACTTCTGTTTTTAAATTAACGCGCGCTCTTTTACGCGGTATGATGCGTAAAAAATGGGGCCGCATTATCAATATTTCCTCTGTTGTAGGTGTCACAGGCAATGCAGGGCAAGCCAATTATGTGGCCTCCAAAGCAGGACTTATCGGTTTTTCGAAATCCCTAGCATTAGAAGTTGCAAGCAGATCAATCACAGTCAATTGTATCGCGCCTGGTTTTATCGAAACAGATATGACAACAGGTTTAACAGATGAGCAAAAAGAGAAAATCCTTGGCCAAATCCCACAAGGGACAATGGGCACACCTGAAGATATCGCCTATGCCGTGTTATATCTAGCGAGTAAAGAAGCTTCTTATGTGACGGGACAAGTTTTGCATGTTAATGGTGGGATGGTTTAATACTCAATTATTTTAAAGTATCTCTTCCGCCTTTTGTTTCCCTGGGCAGAGAGCGTCCAAAGGGCTTGAGCCAGATATGGCCCAGATACAATGACTAAGACCTTCGTATAATGATATATTATTTATGTGTAAGATCTTTTCTGACCGTCAAGCCGAATTGGATCTTACACGATCACTGAATATGAAGGCCGAGCCTTTATATTCTCCCTAATCAAACAAGGGACTTACTTTTTTAAGATAATACATATGAGTTTGATGTTATGAAATTTTATACAAAAATTACTATAATAGTTGTTCTATTGCTAGCTGTTGTTGGTTTCTCTATCTGGTGTTTTAATATTACAACAAATAACTCAATACCTTTGGCTCCAACCAGTATAACAAAAAATGGCACAGGAAAATTGGTTGATATTGGTAATGGGTTGAAATTATATGCTTATTGCTCTGGCCCCGTTAATACAAAAGGACCTACAGTTATTTTAGATGCAGGGATGAATGGAACACATGCATCTTGGATGCTTGTTCAACGTGAACTTTCTAAGTTTGCACATACCTGCAGTTATGATAGAGCTGGCCATGGTTTAAGCGATTCAGGCCCAAAACCGCGTACATCTAAAAAAAACGCACGTGAATTAAATAAACTTTTAAATAAATCTAATATTCCTGGTCCTTATTTGTTAGTTGGTCATTCTTTTGGAGGTATGAATGTGCGGACTTTTGCAGCTTTATATCCACAAAATGTTGCAGGTATTGTTCTTGTCGATGCTATGCATGAAGATCAAATATCTAAGATTGACTCGCTTCCTTGGCCAAAACCTAACTTCAATGATTCTGTAAGAGAATTTATACAAAAATATTTTCCTATCTGGTCTTTTTTGGATTATAAAAAGAGTTATGATGAATATCCTAGAAAAGAACTAT
The nucleotide sequence above comes from Alphaproteobacteria bacterium. Encoded proteins:
- a CDS encoding alpha/beta hydrolase, with protein sequence MKFYTKITIIVVLLLAVVGFSIWCFNITTNNSIPLAPTSITKNGTGKLVDIGNGLKLYAYCSGPVNTKGPTVILDAGMNGTHASWMLVQRELSKFAHTCSYDRAGHGLSDSGPKPRTSKKNARELNKLLNKSNIPGPYLLVGHSFGGMNVRTFAALYPQNVAGIVLVDAMHEDQISKIDSLPWPKPNFNDSVREFIQKYFPIWSFLDYKKSYDEYPRKELYTQEEWDYILALQASYKHYMSIGFEDQAISQSSFELKSLNKNLGNKPIFVITAGKESRIFDENKVYDNDEDITYAKIFTECKNICFHLHKNFLDYSTQSKHIIADNSEHDVPDQQPELIVKVILEVLSHLVTSVKVDPN
- the fabG gene encoding 3-oxoacyl-[acyl-carrier-protein] reductase: MCTLTGLKAVVTGATRGIGKAIAEKLSAQGVELVIAARNKEALDALVLQLPTKAHAIVCDLSNPQDIDHLAQEAEKLLGQVDILVNNAGITADNLLMRMRDDEWDRVINTNLTSVFKLTRALLRGMMRKKWGRIINISSVVGVTGNAGQANYVASKAGLIGFSKSLALEVASRSITVNCIAPGFIETDMTTGLTDEQKEKILGQIPQGTMGTPEDIAYAVLYLASKEASYVTGQVLHVNGGMV